GGGAGTGTCGAATTTTGTCAGAGATTTCAATTCTGAGCTTCATGAGAGTCAGATTGAAGTAAGATTGAGTTTGCTTGAGTCGGTAATGAAGAGGTACTATCTCGTAAGGCAAAAACTGGAAGTGATTTTGGATGCAGCTGATAGTGACGGGGAGAAGGACGATGCCAAGGAGTCAGAGGGAGCTAGGAAACGGCGATTGCAGAGGCAGGCTGCTGAGCGCGAAGCAAAATTCGACGAGGAAACGCTGGAAGTCGAAGAGCAGTACTGTACCGTAAAAGCAGCTCTCCTTGCCCTTCGTCCGAAGAAGATCGAATCATCAAATTCTTCTGGATCTACAGGAAGAGCTGACACTATGTCGCGTGTTAAGCTGCCGGACATCAAGTTGCCAGTTTTCGACGGAAACTGAGGGATTGGATCCCATTCCGGGATATGTTTGATAGTTTGATCCACAACAATGAACACCTCTCCGAAGTCGACAATTTCACATACCTGCGATCAGCGTTAAGCGGAGAGGCACATCAGGAAATCAGCTCCATCGAACTGTCTGCCGATAATTACCAGATAGCCTGCCATATGCTAGAGAAGGGGTACGAAAATAAGAAGCTAATCGTGAAGGCGTATTTGGACGCACTTTTTGCCATCGAACCTCTTAAGAAAGAAAGCGGAGAAGCTTTAAATCGCTTGGTCAGTGATTTTGACAGAAATATCCAGATGCTGGGCAAGATCGGCGAAGATACGGAGAAGTGGTCGGCTATTCTCGCGTATATGGTATGTACTCGTCTGGATTCGGTCACACTTCGCCAATGGGAGAGTCATCATAACTCTAAAGAAGTGCCAACATATCAGAAGGTGATGGACTTTCTTAGAGATCAAGCGTTGGTTCTGCAATCGATTGTGCCAAGTAGGCATGAAGACACCGAGATTCGTCGACAGCGGACAGCAGTACATACTTCGTCAAGATTCGTCAAGATTGTGTGTTCTGTGAAAATTCGTTTCATCCAGCTTCTGCGTGCAGTAAGTTCAGAGCGATGTCGGTGCCCCAACGTTTTGGAGTAGTTAAGATGAAGCGGCTCTGCATCAATTGGTTCCGGTCACTTTGCGGATCGTTGTAGCAAAGCTCCATGTCGTGAGTGCAACAGAAAGCACCACTCGATGTTGCACagaaattttaacagtttttcgaGTCAGAGCTCCGTTTCACAAAACCAGTCGACAGGCAACAGTCAATCGTATCGGAATGATAATTCCCCAGGACCTTCTGGGCAAGGTCATGAACACACTTCGAttagacaaaatcaacaaagtcAACCTTCGCACACAAATCCTCAAGCACAAGAGAATTCCACTAATTCCTACCCCATAATACAAACACACATTCGCCACActcaaccaaggttgccgaaaaaaaatctgtgtttttaagaaaaataattctgactttctgtgattttacccaaaaattctgtgatggatttctgtgatgctatatctttgaatttcatagaaaattcatggtaaattgggtctttttcactttttagtcgggcaaaatcaattaccattacTAATCTTAtaatacttttctaattcaaggtaagaaatcttaatttgatactgtccaaaaaaaattcattcattcgaaattaaaaaattctgtgaaatctttgaaaatttcaaaattctgtgttctgtgacacagattctgtgatgaaaatttgctgaaaattctgtgaaattacagatttttctgtgatttcggcagcCTTGCACTCAACCACAACACACCACAGACAATTCTTTTACTTTTAATGCGGCACCAAGGCCGGATTGTGCTAAATTTCGTTCGCCTCAAGTTTTGATGTCAACCGCTGTGGTGCGTGTTGAAGATCGGTTTGGTAACCACACGTTTGCGAGAACATTGTTGGATTCGTGTTCTGAATACTGCTATGTCAGGAAGAGCTTTGCGAAAAGATTGAATCTCCGAAGAAGTCGGAATGTTTTGAGAGTCCAAGGTATTGGAAATGAGTCAGCAAAATCGATTGAGTCAGTTGAGGCGAGAGTTCGGCCTCGTGTGTcagaaatttcttcattttcggAAAATATGAGTTTTCATGTGTTGCCTAAGATCACGAGTAATCTGCCCACCACCAAAGTATCGCTCAAAAGGATCAAGATTACTCATGATTTGCTATTGGCGGACCCTGAGTTTTGGAGCCCGGGTCCGGTTGAATACTTCTGCAATTTGTTGCGTTCAGGCAAGTGTGAAGTTTCGGACGATGGTCCAACTCTGCAAGAAACCGAGTTTGGATGGGTTGTTTCCGGGAGAGTTCCGGATAGTTCCGTTGAATCTGTTGCATAGACAAAAGGTTAGAATGGTTTGTTATTTCTACTACTGCGTGCTTGGAAGACATTAGACTAGTTTTGGGAGTTGTATGTAGTAAAACAGTATTTTGTCAGTTGATGAGTCAGGTTTTGAACAGATATTCAAAGGAATCACGTTGAGAAATTCGGAAGGTAAATCGTCGTCAccttgccgaaaaaaaaactgcaccaATTGGGTAAATCTGCAGGAAAAGCGATAAGTCGGTTCCTCAGTTTGGAAGAAAGGCAGGGCAGAACTTAAGCCcttgttttggaaatttatctATAAAAACTTGGCGATGGAAAACATTAGAGAATGCTCAGAAGATGTGTCAGTTGATATTTGTCAGAATTCAGGCAGAATGGGTCCTATCTAAGTAGGCAATGTCAGAAAAACGTTCAGAATGTGTCAGAATTTGAACCTGGTTATTTTTTCCCACATCACGAAGTGTTGAAACCGGAAATTACAACTACAAAGCTACTCGTAGTGCTTGATGCGTCGCGTCGCACCTCAACGGTCGTTTCGTCAAACGATGCATTGATGGTGAGGCCTACTGTGCGGAACGATTTGTTGACGAGCATCTTGCGCTTCCGTTTGCACCGATACTTCATCAGTGCCGACGTCGAAGATTGTACAGGATGGTACAAGTTCAACAACCGGATCAACATCTTCAGCAAATTTCGTGTCGAGATACATCAATGAACCAGCAAAAACCTACGAGTCTACGACGGTGtcgaagaaggaaaattttagTTCAACTGGGTTCAACTTGTGGAAGGTCAACTCAAGCCCACGAAAAGTATTAACAAGCTCTctcaaaatttggaattatgAGTCAGTTAGAGTATGATTTGTAACCCTTGTTTGAAATATGGCACAGATTCAGATCATGTTTGGATAAATTTGTTTGTTCAAGTCCGTAGAAATAAGATGAATTGAGATCTGCAGTCGAACACTTGGTTCACATTTTGATGTAAGAATGTTACGGCTTTGAGCTGAATGGTCACCTTAAAAGATATTCGAGAATTGATAAGTTCAACTCCTTTGTACAAGATTGTATGATCTGCCTCGGGGCCGGTTTTCGAGAGCTCCATTTTTCCACCTCGGGTGGACAAAGTCGTCGGGGGTAGACCCAAGAATCAATCAGTAAAAGATACTTCATTGAAGCATTTTGGAAATAGGAGTTGGCTAGCGGGGTCTACTTAACGTCATACATCCATATCGTCGAGCGACAATCTTTGGAGAtcgaagaaatatttcttggaaAGGAGTCGTGCGAGTAGGTCATGTTCGCACGAAGGACGAAACTTTCAGTTTTTAGAAATCGTTTACTGACTATTCGGAACAACTAGATGATGAGTGGTTAAATAAAACGGTAtgagtttgaattatttgtcaGAAAATAGACGGGAATGGTCAATTGTGACCTTAAAGGAAAGATTTGTGTCAGAGATTATGAGCAATAAGAAGCATGAGTCCGAAATTGCTGGTAAAAATGTAAGCGATTTGTAAGTTTGATTTCTTGGCAGAATGAAAATTGCACGTTTGGTTTGTTGTGTCTGTTTCCGAGTCAGAATTGATATGAAAACAAGTATAAACAATGTTTTTACCTTATTCGAGAAGGTGGCTGGAGTCTCGCATAAACTGGAAAAGGTTCAAATCACCCAGTCATGGTGGTAATATTTGTAATAACGGAATATCTCAATAAACTTTTGTACttctattttcatttcatgCACTACGAGCAAAAAGGCACAAATCCTGCTTTAATCCAGAGATGCTTGGTATAAAATCCATCTAATCGATCTATGTTTAACACCGAGGACTACCAGGACAAAGTAGCACCATGTGACGGTGTCATATTTTGCTTGAAATAACATCTggaatgaaaaaaggaattgttcATCACCTAGCATTATGGTATAAAGAGAAAATGCAACTCACCTGCGCGCTATTTGAACAAATTGTGTTTGGTTACTGGTGTCATCGTTTTCATGATTCGTGCCAACTAATCGCCGAAAAGTGCATCGAGAGCTGAAATATTTGCAAACATTCAGCCGCAAGTCTAGCACAGTGTAAAAGGTTTCCTTTGTTCCGTGAATTTGGTTGAAGTGCGTTCGGGATTGAATCATGGTGATAGGTCGTTCCCAATTTCCTGGGGAAAGGTCAGATCGAGACTCCCACTCATCCTTCGTCTGGTCAAAGGATACGATAGCTGAAATACATAACAAATCTTCACCTTTGCACACTTGAACGGATGAAAAAACTTACCTTTCGGAACAGCAGTTTGGTTACTTCGATTGCCAAGGATCCCATCGTACCAATTTGATAACATCCGTTGGGAATTTAGAACCGGAGGTCGGAAATATCCAAATTTTTTCGGAATTTGCCCGGATAACACGTTTAGCAGCTTAAATCTATCCAGTCACACACGAAATTCCAGACCAAAACAAATCGAAAGTTGGTAGTGAGAGACCGTGAGAGAGAATATGTTCTCCATGGGCGCACGGGTACGGACAAAAAAGGGGCTCATCACCCTTAcatgatgtaaaatttgtttactAAAATTGCGAAATGTTGCATTATATAAAgtagagtaatttgaattgtatTGGCATGTAATATTTACTAAATGGGTTCATCACCCTTaaaagatgtcgattttttggCGATTAATGTCGCATTTTTGTATTGTATAACGTAGGATATGAATTGAAATCGgttgaattgttaaaattgtactAGTATTTAAGAAACTATGTTGAAATCCGGTGGTTTCAAGGGGGCCGGAATGTTTAGTAATGACAAAAGGTTCCGTGGTTATTGGAAGCCCCGCAGTGAGACGTGCTAACAGTCCTAACTTCTCTTTGTTCACGTCTCACTGCAACACCGTCCGTATACGAGAGATCCAGAGAGCCGAACTGGAATGAAAACAAACGGCAATAAATCATTAGTTTGCAACCACCACCGAGCGCGTACGTGAATTTTACAACCCGTCCGAAACCCCTAATTgggagaaaaaaagttgttccccCAGAGTGGGAAAGTGTACTATAGTTTAGTGAAGTGCATCTGAGTGCATAATTTTGTTCGAGGCTAGAACTTTATAGTCCGCTAGCTTACGTTATCGAACAGCAGTGTTGTTCGTCCTCAACAGAATCGCTGTTGTGCAAATTTCTGGGTTGGGTGATACTTTCAGGAGTTTGATGGTGTCCATTTCTGGTGGAGTTTCGTTGTGTGGTCTTCGTGTTTGAATCTCCAAGGGTGGTTTTGGGATTATTGGGCCGGGAATGGCAGGCGACGTATCCTTCGTCGTGGATTTGAGTGGTGGAGGGTTCAGCTTCCATTCTCAGGCTCCCATCGGCGGTTTCCATTGGCCGGAACTCCCCAGGGATCGTTTCTCGGGGTTGACCAACGGTGGAGAGGAAGCACGCTCGCGGTGCGGTGGTGGAGCTGGAATCCACTAAGCCAGAAACTATCCAGCAAAAGAGGGTGTCCACCAAAAACGGGAAACCGTTGCCAAGGGAGTGGTGTACGCCTGTGTGAAACTCATGGTAACATTCTCCACCGATGATCATGTCGATTGTTGCTGGAACGTTGAACTGAGGATCCGCCAATGGAACCTTGGAATTTTCCAGACAGTTGTATCGATCGGGGACGTGGGAAGATGGGAGGTTGGCTTCTTCATGACGAGGAAATCGAGTGTGGTGGAGAAGTCGCTGTTTCTGGATACGATTTTGGTAGCAAACTTGTTACTGATGCGCTTGACTGACTCTCCAATTCCGGCAACTGCCATGTCCACGGGTGTTTGTCGGGTggcaacccaagtaacacagatgatgccaactagcattaggaagttttatcatggtttaattatggcatttttttgtgcagctcgttttatggcggttttattatggtcatgcagaatgcttataattttttttcgaccatatgttttcagatggttttgaaaacgctaataaaacttttattaaacatgctgttttagttattttgaaagagttgtgaatgctttttctaaactataataaaacacaaacctagaagtttgcttcaagctttcttttgcatgttttataatagcactcagtgcatgattattaaaccgccataaaacttagtgacagttctcgatcaagatttcaaaacaggacacgctcagattagatagcacatatttgaattggaactcccatttttacacatttttggtaagttatgcgtgttggttttgagttaaaattaaaaaaatacatctttgaaaacttgaaatcaccgaaagtggtatgaatatctttacaatatgagtattgagtgaaagggctcaaatagtaggaaaaaaattgttgcttgacgccatcattaattcaagatggcggcttccgcttttattttcaaagctgtaaattactgaaaatatcgtgaaaccttcacaatatggttattaggtgaaagtaataagagagtagaataagagtagaagtcaaatttcgttgcccgtcgccatcttaaatccaagatggcggctaccactcaacttgaaaatactgtaaatgactgaaaatcgcattaaacctatattataggggtataagttgaaagaaatcaaccggtagaagttgaatttcgctatctgacgccatcttgaaatccaagatggcggcttccgctaaactttaaaatgtagtaaatgacttaaagtgacatgaaacccaggtggtagtgggtggaaggacttaacgagtagaagtcgaatattgctatcttacgccatcttgaaatccaagatggcagctttctataaactttataaatgctctaaatcattgaatatcgcatgcaacctccaaaatatgggtgtttgtcaattgggataagctataaaaagtttatttttgcattctgacgctatcttgaaatccaagatggtggcttcagctgaacttaaaaatactgtaaatgaatgaaaacagcatgaaactcccaaatcccaccacaatacagaccccgttcgtttttggcaacattcgattttggcaacatcgaatttggcacatgtgcctaaatcagacggttaacagaaacaacataaccttatagttttcgctagaataagaccaatacaatttaaacataatagcatgataggaataatagaattacataaatggcaaaaaaaacaaaaactataaacaaaacaagaaaagtgctaaatgcattagaaacataatgaaaaaataataaaagtgatttaaaatgatctaaattgtcttaaaatagtagttttaatgtagtattacgtgaaaaaagttgtgttcaagcgattttcattgattaacagtattttaaattcagtggaagctgccatcttggatttcaagatggcgtcggaaagaaaaaaatcgacttctagtttagccctttcacccaatacccgtatagtggcggtttaatgcgactttttgtcagcattaagcattaaaagttgagcggatgccgccatcttggatttcaagatggcgtctgatagcgaaattcaacttctactcgttaagccctttcacccgatacccattttgttggggtttcatgcgatttcaagtcatttacaccattttaaagttcagcggaagccgccatcttggatttcaagatggcgtcagacaacgaaatttgacttcaactcatgatttattccacgggtcattcaaaaccaatcccttttcattcaaaaagtctgtcctcatttactgtactaatgattaacaactcagaaatgaggaactcaaccttagcgtgtaattggttggcttgcgagagaaacgtcaaatcgtagctttttttggggtcatcattaaaccataataaaactatgaattgactcacgccatgttggttgcaaaatcgaagggtacaaaatgacgccatgttgatggattcacaatgcaagcattggaaaaaaaattttcaggcctttttccatcaattccatcatgattgaccatcagatttgacgaggcgcatttattttaagatactatttcatatacattttacctaaaatcttgactggcagtagaaaagaagctcaatatatgattaaaacattggttttcttagctattaattttaccagatcatatctgaataatgcaatcatcattcatcaaccattatggttgctgggaaaaataaaaaaaaaaaaactccgagaactgacagaaccgaaaaaaaaacaaaaatttctaacatgttttataatagctttttaaaagctttggtgaccaaaattgatgaccaacaattatatgtcttgatgacgtttctagggtagggccaaatagcctgattttggctttattagagtccaggtgatgttatagaatgcgctttagctttttatgaagattaatgcgatagtccaaacgatattttgctgaccataataaagctaaaattgttacttgggaagttCGTTCGCCAGCTTCTTTGTGATGAAGTTGGACATCGCTACAGAATCTCGCATAGCTCTAGCAGGAAACTTTCTGTCGTATCGGTCGACAACTAACAGAGAGACAGTCTTCAAGAGAACGGTTGAATCTAAATGCACGGGAAGATTTATTGTTGGTGGGCTGGTTACTGGGGCCTATATTCGCTTGTGTGGCTAGTAATTCCTCGGATGAGAACTCGTTCGGTGGTGCTGCTTGGTCGTGCAACATAGTATGGTGCTTCGCTTGGCAAATCTTACACAGAAACTTGGATTTACAGTATCTTGCCTGGTGATTCGCGCGGAAGCAATTCCAGCAAAGGCTGTGCTGTGTCACAAGCTCTCGCCGTTGGGAGCTTGACAGGTTCGAAAATGCTGGATATTGGTAAAGCTGATGTGTTCTCAAACAACAATGGCATAGCAAAGTGCTGGATTGAGATTCAGATGTAGCTGTGTTCACGACAGATCGGATGGGAGCTGGTTTCTTCGGGATCTGTCCAGCCACCTTGGAAACGGTGGACAATGAAGAACGATGCTGGAGATCGCTGTCCACGGATTTCAACATCCAGACCTGGTGGATGCGAAACTCGATGAGCTCGTCTTATTTCACCTCGTCCTTCTATCGAGTATCTTGCTCCCATGCACGAATCGTCGTCGAATCCGTCGAATCGTCGAATGAAGATGAGCGGAGTGTCCAAATGCTCGATCGGTTCGCCCAACTTCCCCAGAGCCTTACCGTGTCGCTGGAAATCATCCACCAGTGTGTTGAGGTCTTGACCTGACTCATACTGGATCGGTGAAAGGttgtacagtagactgagtcgatttggggtcatttttgaatttctcaaaccctggggtcttgaaagcttcgtcttggtccaaaactcatccatgatttttagtAGAATTTtagagtaacgtttacatgagtaaatttgagcttttaggtttgtatgggaaaattgaatattttgtactgaaaaatcaacatagtttttgtttcttctgtggaatcgagccagtggacagtttttgtgccaatttataaaattcctgaggaaaattttttcactgaacaacttcgtcgaagaccgtaacctcgtatcttattaggcagaaaagttattaggtgttgaatgaGGATATGTCTATTGgctttgataaacaataaattcaattgacatccctgcagggcgactagcgaggtattgcatgactatttTTCTTGCAATACTTCTCGAGGCTCTAGCAATGATGACAATTGAATTTGTTgtgggtttgagaaattcaaaaatgaacccaaatcgactcagtctattgtacagGCCTCGAAACAGCTCCTTCCTGAGGAATCGCTTGTTATCGTAACGCTTTTTAAGCGCGTCCCACGTCGACGAATAATTATCGGCTTGGATATCCACCGACTCGAATGGTTTTCGGGCTTCTCCTTCCAGCGACTGCAACAGATACTGCAGCTTGTTGATCCCTCGTTGCAGTGAATCATCGAGAGAAAGTTGTCACGGAACGAGTTCCAACGCGATTCATCTCCACTAAATTTCGGAAGATCGATTTTCGGCAGCCGATGATGGAAACTCGAACTCAACGGATGCTCCCTACTTTCCAGTTTGGACAACAAGAAACCTTTCGCTCTGCAAAACCGATCCTCGAAATCCGCCCGAAACTCCAGATGTGTCTCGAATCATGTCACTCATCTCGATGTCGTTCTGCACGTTCAAGAAGAGTTCGTTGCACTTGTTGAGCGCCTCTAAACGCACCGCAACCTGGCAACAATCCCGTTCATAGGTGAAATCCGCTACGAACTTCTACACCACATCTCGTTCAGCACACGCTCATCGTCTCGTCAGAAGATCCGCTGCTAACTTTTTCTCCGCTTTGCTATCCATCACTCAACACCACTCAAATCACACTTGTGGACACCAAAAACGATCTTAAACACCACCAACGATTGACTATCGGATGattttctataaataaatatttccaatttatttcaatttcgtATGAGTTGCTATTCTATTGAACGGTACTGTAGTCAGCAACTAGTATTTATGCCACCAAATAATGTTATAATCGCCACAAAATTAACAGCTAAAGTAATCTgttctttttttccaaaaatgcaatttttgaagTGTTGCTTTACTTTTGCACGATACTGTAGTCCAACAGGTATCTAAAAAATACCTCGAAAATCCACATATTTGAATCGCAGGTTATTTTGCTTACGCGATAGCTGTGATATTTAAAGAGAATTTATGAattgaattcataattttaaattttgattttcatttcttctaacagCAGACCTGGTTCTGACCTGGTTGATTTTTTACgttgattttgtcaattatttttatgCTTAAGGGTATACTTAAATTTTAACAGCACTTCggttaaagaaataaaaaataaaaaaccaatcACCCCTAGTTTGGAACCTTGCTGTAACAAACTTGAACTTTGTTTGTTCTTCCCTAGGGCGCCCAAGGAAAGCGAAAGCTTTGGTTTTCCTCTGCCTGCAATCATCAAAGCCTAAACTTAAACCCCTGGGAAATGGGAGATGGTAGAACAATGCAAagcaaagcaagaaaaaaaagagtggaAACGACACAAACCTAACaccaaataaagtaaattgcTCGAAAATATCACCCCGAACCGACATGAGCTGAAGTTGTTT
This sequence is a window from Uranotaenia lowii strain MFRU-FL chromosome 3, ASM2978415v1, whole genome shotgun sequence. Protein-coding genes within it:
- the LOC129754986 gene encoding uncharacterized protein LOC129754986; the encoded protein is MLSNWYDGILGNRSNQTAVPKAIVSFDQTKDEWESRSDLSPGNWERPITMIQSRTHFNQIHGTKETFYTVLDLRLNVCKYFSSRCTFRRLVGTNHENDDTSNQTQFVQIARRCYFKQNMTPSHGATLSW